Proteins from one Haliaeetus albicilla chromosome 28, bHalAlb1.1, whole genome shotgun sequence genomic window:
- the CAND1 gene encoding cullin-associated NEDD8-dissociated protein 1, producing MASASYHISNLLEKMTSSDKDFRFMATNDLMTELQKDSIKLDDDSERKVVKMILKLLEDKNGEVQNLAVKCLGPLVSKVKEYQVETIVDTLCTNMLSDKEQLRDISSIGLKTVIGELPPASSGSALAANVCKKITGRLTSAIAKQEDVSVQLEALDIMADMLSRQGGLLVNFHPSILTCLLPQLTSPRLAVRKRTIIALGHLVMSCGNMVFVDLIEHLLTELSKNDSMSTTRTYIQCIAAISRQAGHRIGEYLEKIIPLVVKFCNVDDDELREYCIQAFESFVRRCPKEVYPHVSTIINICLKYLTYDPNYNYDDEDEDENAMDADGGDDDDQGSDDEYSDDDDMSWKVRRAAAKCLDAVVSTRHEMLPEFYKTVSPALIARFKEREENVKADVFHAYLSLLKQTRPVQSWLCDPDAMEQGETPLTMLQSQVPNIVKALHKQMKEKSVKTRQCCFNMLTELVNVLPGALTQHVPVLVPGIIFSLNDKSSSSNLKIDALSCLYVILCNHSPQVFHPHVQALVPPVVACVGDPFYKITSEALLVTQQLVKVIRPLDQPSSFDATPYIKDLFTCTIKRLKAADIDQEVKERAISCMGQIICSLGDSLGTDLPSTLQIFLERLKNEITRLTTVKAMTLIAGSPLKIDLRPILGEGVPILASFLRKNQRALKLGTLSALDILIKNYSDSLTAAMIDAVLDELPPLISESDMHVSQMAISFLTTLAKVYPSSLSKISGSILNELIGLVRSPLLQGGALSAMLEFFQALVVTGTNNLGYMDLLRMLTGPVYSQSTALTHKQSYYSIAKCVAALTRACPKEGPAVVGQFIQDVKNSRSTDSIRLLALLSLGEVGHHIDLSGQIELKSVILEAFSSPSEEVKSAASYALGSISVGNLPEYLPFVLQEITSQPKRQYLLLHSLKEIISSASVIGLKPYVENIWALLLKHCECAEEGTRNVVAECLGKLTLIDPETLLPRLKGYLASGSSYARSSVVTAVKFTISDHPQPIDPLLKNCIGDFLKTLEDPDLNVRRVALVTFNSAAHNKPSLIRDLLDTVLPHLYNETKVRKELIREVEMGPFKHTVDDGLDIRKAAFECMYTLLDSCLDRLDIFEFLNHVEDGLKDHYDIKMLTFLMLVRLSTLCPSAVLQRLDRLVEPLRATCTTKVKANSVKQEFEKQDELKRSAMRAVAALLTIPEAEKSPLMSEFQSQISSNPELAAIFESIQKDSSSTNLESMDTT from the exons ATGGCGAGCGCCTCGTACCACATCTCCAACCTGCTGGAGAAAATGACGTCCAGCGACAAGGACTTCAG GTTTATGGCTACTAATGACTTGATGACAGAACTACAGAAAGATTCTATCAAGCTGGATGATGACAGTGAAAGAAAGGTGGTGAAGATGATTTTGAAACTACTGGAAGATAAAAATGGTGAGGTGCAAAACTTAGCTGTCAAATG CCTTGGCCCTTTGGTGAGTAAAGTGAAGGAGTATCAAGTGGAGACCATCGTAGATACCCTCTGTACAAACATGCTTTCAGATAAAGAACAGTTACGTGACATTTCAAGCATTGGCCTTAAAACTGTGATTGGAGAACTCCCCCCAGCTTCCAGTG GTTCTGCATTAGCGGCTAATGTTTGTAAAAAGATCACAGGGCGTCTCACTAGTGCTATAGCCAAGCAGGAAGATGTGTCTGTTCAACTGGAGGCGCTGGATATCATGgctgatatgctgagcag GCAAGGAGGACTGCTTGTTAACTTCCATCCTTCAATTCTGACCTGTCTGCTCCCCCAGCTGACTAGCCCCAGACTTGCTGTGAGGAAAAGAACCATCATTGCTCTTGGTCACCTGGTTATGAGTTGTGGCAATATGGTTTTTGTTGACCTCATTGAACATCTGTTGACAGAGCTGTCTAAAAATGATTCCATGTCAACAACTAGGACCTATATACAGTGTATTGCTGCTATCAGTAGGCAAGCAGGTCATAGAATAG GTGAATATCTCgagaaaataattcctttggTTGTAAAGTTTTGTAATGTAGATGATGATGAACTACGAGAGTATTGCATTCAAGCTTTTGAATCCTTTGTTAGGAG ATGTCCTAAAGAAGTTTATCCTCATGTATCTACTATTATAAACATTTGTCTTAAATATCTTACCTATGATCCTAATTACAATTATGATgatgaagatgaagatgaaAATGCTATGGATGCTGatggtggtgatgatgatgatcaAG ggAGCGATGATGAATATAGTGATGATGATGACATGAGCTGGAAAGTGAGGCGCGCAGCTGCTAAATGTCTGGATGCAGTGGTTAGCACACGACATGAAATGCTTCCAGAATTCTACAAAACTGTATCTCCTGCTTTAATAGCCAGATTCAAAGAACGTGAAGAGAACGTTAAAGCAGATGTTTTTCATGCatatctttctcttttaaaacaaactcgACCTGTGCAAAGTTGGCTTTGTGATCCTGATGCAATGGAACAAGGAGAGACACCTTTGACAATGCTTCAGAGTCAG GTCCCCAACATAGTTAAAGCCTTGCACAAACAGATGAAGGAGAAAAGTGTGAAGACTCGTCAGTGTTGCTTTAACATGCTGACTGAGCTAGTAAATGTATTACCTGGAGCTCTAACACAACATGTTCCTGTACTTGTACCAG gaataATTTTTTCACTGAATGACAAATCAAGTTCTTCTAATCTGAAGATAGATGCTTTGTCCTGTTTGTATGTGATCCTCTGCAATCATTCTCCCCAAGTCTTTCATCCTCATGTTCAAGCATTGGTACCTCCAGTTGTAGCTTGTGTTGGAGATCCATTTTACAAGATAACATCAGAGGCACTTTTGGTTACCCAACAACTTGTGAAGGTCATTCGTCCTTTAGACCAGCCTTCTTCCTTTGATGCTACTCCTTACATCAAAGATTTGTTTACTTGTACAATCAAGAGATTAAAGGCTGCTGACATTGATCAGGAGGTGAAAGAAAGGGCAATATCTTGCATGGGTCAAATCATTTGTAGCCTTGGTGACAGCCTAGGCACAGATCTGCCTAGTACACTTCAGATCTTCCTAGAGAGACTGAAGAATGAGATCACTCGGTTAACTACAGTGAAGGCCATGACATTGATTGCTGGTTCTCCTCTGAAGATAGATTTGAGACCAATCCTTGGGGAAGGAGTTCCtattcttgcttcttttttgagaaagaaCCAGCGAGCTTTGAAACTAGGCACTCTTTCTGCTCTagatattttaattaagaattaCAGTGACAGCTTGACAGCTGCCATGATTGATGCTGTCCTGGATGAGCTTCCACCTCTGATTAGTGAAAGTGATATGCATGTATCACAGATGGCCATCAGTTTTCTGACGACACTGGCTAAAGTATATCCTTCTTCCCTGTCAAAGATTAGTGGGTCCATTCTCAATGAACTTATTGGGCTGGTGAGATCACCTCTGCTTCAGGGTGGAGCACTTAGTGCCATGCTAGAATTTTTCCAAGCTTTGGTTGTGACTGGTACAAATAACTTAGGCTATATGGATTTACTGCGCATGTTAACGGGTCCAGTCTACTCGCAGAGCACAGCACTTACTCACAAGCAGTCTTACTATTCCATTGCCAAATGTGTTGCTGCCCTTACTCGAGCCTGCCCTAAGGAAGGACCGGCTGTTGTAGGTCAGTTCATTCAAGATGTCAAGAACTCAAGGTCCACAGATTCCATTCGGCTTttggctttgctttctcttgggGAAGTTGGGCATCACATTGACTTAAGTGGACAAATTGAGCTGAAGTCTGTAATATTAGAAGCATTCTCTTCTCCTAGTGAGGAAGTCAAATCAGCGGCATCTTACGCATTAGGCAGTATTAGTGTTGGCAATCTTCCTGAGTATCTGCCATTTGTCTTACAAGAAATAACCAGTCAACCTAAGAGGCAATACCTTCTTCTTCATTccttgaaagaaataattagCTCTGCATCAGTGATTGGTCTCAAACCATATGTTGAGAACATCTGGGCCTTACTCCTGAAACACTGCGAATGTGCAGAAGAGGGTACAAGGAACGTTGTTGCTGAATGCTTGGGCAAGCTTACGTTAATAGACCCAGAGACTCTGCTTCCACGACTCAAGGGATACTTGGCATCAG GGTCCTCGTATGCTCGAAGTTCAGTGGTTACTGCTGTTAAGTTCACTATTTCTGATCATCCACAACCCATAGACCCACTCTTGAAGAACTGCATAG GTGATTTTCTGAAAACGCTGGAGGACCCAGATCTCAATGTCAGGAGAGTAGCCCTAGTGACATTTAACTCAGCTGCACACAATAAACCATCATTAATAAGGGACCTCTTAGATACTGTGCTTCCTCATCTTTACAATGAAACAAAAGTCAGAAAGGAATTAATCAGAGAG GTGGAAATGGGACCATTTAAGCATACAGTTGATGATGGGTTGGACATAAGGAAAGCCGCTTTTGAGTGCATGTATACTCTTCTGGATAGCTGTTTGGATAGACTAGATATATTTGAATTCTTAAACCATGTTGAAGATGGCCTGAAGGATCACTATGATATTAAG ATGCTAACCTTTTTAATGTTGGTGAGACTGTCTACCCTTTGTCCAAGCGCAGTGCTGCAGAGGTTGGATAGGCTTGTTGAACCTTTGCGTGCTACGTGTACAACTAAG GTAAAGGCAAACTCGGTGAAACAGGAGTTTGAAAAGCAAGATGAACTGAAACGTTCTGCTATGAGGGCAGTAGCAGCGCTTCTAACCATTCCAGAAGCAGAGAAGAGTCCATTAATGAGTGAATTTCAGTCACAGATAAGCTCTAACCCTGAGCTGGCAGCCATCTTTGAAAGTATCCAAAAAGATTCATCATCCACTAACTTGGAATCAATGGACACTACTTAG